One segment of Drosophila mauritiana strain mau12 chromosome 3R, ASM438214v1, whole genome shotgun sequence DNA contains the following:
- the LOC117143938 gene encoding TLD domain-containing protein 2 isoform X11: MSAKTMKISKIAKYIKKRVLSMSTDEYRKTSLFATGSFDLDFPIPDLIGKTEILTEEHREKLCSHLPARAEGYSWSLIFSTSQHGFALNSLYRKMARLESPVLIVIEDTEHNVFGALTSCSLHVSDHFYGTGESLLYKFNPSFKVFHWTGENMYFIKGNMESLSIGAGDGRFGLWLDGDLNQGRSQQCSTYGNEPLAPQEDFVIKTLECWAFV; the protein is encoded by the exons GTGCTGTCAATGAGCACAGATGAATATCGCAAGACCTCGCTCTTTGCCACCGGTTCCTTCGACCTGGACTTCCCCATACCAGACCTGATCGGCAAGACAGAAATCCTCACAGAGGAGCATCG CGAGAAGCTCTGCTCACATCTGCCGGCTAGAGCCGAGGGATACTCCTGGTCCCTGATCTTCAGCACCTCACAACATGGTTTCGCCCTTAACTCCCTGTACCGCAAAATGGCGCGTCTGGAGAGTCCAGTTCTGATTGTCATTGAGGATACGGAGCACAAC GTATTTGGTGCCCTCACCTCCTGCTCACTGCATGTGTCGGATCACTTTTACGGCACCGGTGAGTCCCTGCTCTACAAGTTTAACCCCAGCTTCAAGGTGTTCCATTGGACTGGCGAGAATATGTACTTCATCAAAGGCAACATGGAGAGCCTTTCGATTGGCGCTGGAGA CGGTCGTTTTGGCCTGTGGCTGGATGGTGACCTGAACCAGGGACGATCGCAGCAGTGCAGCACATACGGCAATGAGCCTCTGGCGCCACAAGAAGACTTTGTTATCAAAACACTCGAATGCTGGGCATTTGTTTAA
- the LOC117143938 gene encoding TLD domain-containing protein 2 isoform X12 produces the protein MKMCELIVSHGLDREVLSMSTDEYRKTSLFATGSFDLDFPIPDLIGKTEILTEEHREKLCSHLPARAEGYSWSLIFSTSQHGFALNSLYRKMARLESPVLIVIEDTEHNVFGALTSCSLHVSDHFYGTGESLLYKFNPSFKVFHWTGENMYFIKGNMESLSIGAGDGRFGLWLDGDLNQGRSQQCSTYGNEPLAPQEDFVIKTLECWAFV, from the exons GTGCTGTCAATGAGCACAGATGAATATCGCAAGACCTCGCTCTTTGCCACCGGTTCCTTCGACCTGGACTTCCCCATACCAGACCTGATCGGCAAGACAGAAATCCTCACAGAGGAGCATCG CGAGAAGCTCTGCTCACATCTGCCGGCTAGAGCCGAGGGATACTCCTGGTCCCTGATCTTCAGCACCTCACAACATGGTTTCGCCCTTAACTCCCTGTACCGCAAAATGGCGCGTCTGGAGAGTCCAGTTCTGATTGTCATTGAGGATACGGAGCACAAC GTATTTGGTGCCCTCACCTCCTGCTCACTGCATGTGTCGGATCACTTTTACGGCACCGGTGAGTCCCTGCTCTACAAGTTTAACCCCAGCTTCAAGGTGTTCCATTGGACTGGCGAGAATATGTACTTCATCAAAGGCAACATGGAGAGCCTTTCGATTGGCGCTGGAGA CGGTCGTTTTGGCCTGTGGCTGGATGGTGACCTGAACCAGGGACGATCGCAGCAGTGCAGCACATACGGCAATGAGCCTCTGGCGCCACAAGAAGACTTTGTTATCAAAACACTCGAATGCTGGGCATTTGTTTAA
- the LOC117143938 gene encoding TLD domain-containing protein 2 isoform X13, producing the protein MFAAVPPAKVLSMSTDEYRKTSLFATGSFDLDFPIPDLIGKTEILTEEHREKLCSHLPARAEGYSWSLIFSTSQHGFALNSLYRKMARLESPVLIVIEDTEHNVFGALTSCSLHVSDHFYGTGESLLYKFNPSFKVFHWTGENMYFIKGNMESLSIGAGDGRFGLWLDGDLNQGRSQQCSTYGNEPLAPQEDFVIKTLECWAFV; encoded by the exons GTGCTGTCAATGAGCACAGATGAATATCGCAAGACCTCGCTCTTTGCCACCGGTTCCTTCGACCTGGACTTCCCCATACCAGACCTGATCGGCAAGACAGAAATCCTCACAGAGGAGCATCG CGAGAAGCTCTGCTCACATCTGCCGGCTAGAGCCGAGGGATACTCCTGGTCCCTGATCTTCAGCACCTCACAACATGGTTTCGCCCTTAACTCCCTGTACCGCAAAATGGCGCGTCTGGAGAGTCCAGTTCTGATTGTCATTGAGGATACGGAGCACAAC GTATTTGGTGCCCTCACCTCCTGCTCACTGCATGTGTCGGATCACTTTTACGGCACCGGTGAGTCCCTGCTCTACAAGTTTAACCCCAGCTTCAAGGTGTTCCATTGGACTGGCGAGAATATGTACTTCATCAAAGGCAACATGGAGAGCCTTTCGATTGGCGCTGGAGA CGGTCGTTTTGGCCTGTGGCTGGATGGTGACCTGAACCAGGGACGATCGCAGCAGTGCAGCACATACGGCAATGAGCCTCTGGCGCCACAAGAAGACTTTGTTATCAAAACACTCGAATGCTGGGCATTTGTTTAA